In a single window of the Biomphalaria glabrata chromosome 5, xgBioGlab47.1, whole genome shotgun sequence genome:
- the LOC106059717 gene encoding fibrinolytic enzyme, isozyme C-like, protein MFILTRFLSLLMFINVSVGKDLDKTPPKRLINGQNEELFDFPSLASLSKRRIGAWFHYCSAVLVSPTKLVTAAHCVRNKKIINVRVSLGMVNLFGPPNEFEQVLRVDKFDMHDGSYITNDIAVITMATPAKLNKNVKVVVLAEKDSNYVRENCTISGWGRELM, encoded by the exons ATGTTTATTTTGACTAGATTCCTTTCTTTACTTATGTTTATCAATGTATCCGTCGGAAAAG aTTTGGATAAAACTCCACCAAAACGTCTCATCAATGGCCAGAATGAAGAGCTCTTCGACTTCCCATCTCTAGCCTCACTTTCGAAAAGGAGAATTGGAGCTTGGTTTCATTACTGTTCGGCTGTTTTAGTCTCGCCTACAAAG CTTGTTACTGCTGCCCACTGCGTCCGAAACAAAAAGATCATCAATGTCCGTGTTTCACTTGGGATGGTCAACTTGTTCGGACCACCAAACGAGTTCGAGCAAGTACTACGTGTCGACAAATTCGACATGCATGACGGATCATATATCACTAACGACATTGCCGTCATCACCATGGCAACTCCCGCCAAGTTGAATAAAAACGTGAAG GTGGTGGTACTAGCAGAGAAAGATTCTAATTATGTCAGGGAGAACTGTACTATAAGTGGCTGGGGAAGAGAACTAATGTAG
- the LOC129926523 gene encoding uncharacterized protein LOC129926523 isoform X2 has translation MEKTPSYLPSASLHRPTFSTYMRANPFSKVKAIYLMDHQRRLADLGDRPYKRKIYPELPPHYPGTWCVYSWPEIETVVDRLYTIPRHWKVPKPQQVRNAVKSSTSFDSKRDPRSRISPDFRTKHSISPRPSDSISSLATLSSVRSSATYSVVRSSATYPNVRMSKPNQQRSSVTPRRARKLSTGTKESEKDVDNEDNVSITSKTYDLLQTISSTDGKIQPVFSNWYRNKSASVRTRSNTRGVRVVSTPALMDGSGQEVHVLKSTSPKNSLTFSDDCQEVEDTSCLTETSSETKNNQDLFTS, from the exons ATGGAG AAAACTCCAAGTTATCTCCCATCAGCGTCCTTGCATAGACCAACATTCTCTACCTATATGAGAGCTAATCCGTTCAGCAAGGTCAAAGCg ATCTATCTGATGGATCACCAAAGAAGACTTGCAGATCTGGGTGACCGCCcttacaaaagaaaaatctacCCAGAATTACCTCCGCATTATCCCGGAACCTGGTGCGTTTACAGCTGGCCAGAGATCGAGACTGTTGTCGATCGTCTGTACACCATCCCTCGCCACTGGAAAGTCCCCAAACCACAGCAGGTGCGAAACGCAGTTAAATCTTCGACTTCCTTCGATTCTAAACGAGATCCCCGCAGTCGAATCTCGCCAGATTTTCGAACGAAACATTCCATTTCTCCCAGACCTTCTGACTCAATCTCCAGTTTAGCCACACTCTCCAGCGTCCGAAGTTCGGCCACATACTCCGTCGTCCGAAGTTCGGCCACATATCCAAACGTCAGAATGTCCAAGCCGAACCAACAGCGCTCAAGCGTGACGCCAAGAAGAGCCCGAAAGTTATCTACTGGAACaaaagaaagtgagaaagaTGTAGACAATGAAGATAATGTCTCAATAACGTCCAAAACTTATGACTTATTGCAGACGATCTCTTCGACCGATGGTAAAATCCAACCAGTTTTTTCAAACTGGTACAGGAACAAGTCCGCAAGCGTCAGAACTAGGTCAAACACCCGTGGCGTCAGAGTGGTTAGTACGCCAGCCTTAATGGACGGAAGTGGCCAAGAAGTTCATGTGTTGAAATCAACTAGCCCTAAAAATAGCCTAACCTTTTCTGATGATTGCCAAGAGGTAGAGGACACTTCATGTCTTACAGAAACATCCAGTGAAACTAAAAATAACCAAGATTTATTCACAAGTTAA
- the LOC129926523 gene encoding uncharacterized protein LOC129926523 isoform X3, whose protein sequence is MRANPFSKVKAIYLMDHQRRLADLGDRPYKRKIYPELPPHYPGTWCVYSWPEIETVVDRLYTIPRHWKVPKPQQVRNAVKSSTSFDSKRDPRSRISPDFRTKHSISPRPSDSISSLATLSSVRSSATYSVVRSSATYPNVRMSKPNQQRSSVTPRRARKLSTGTKESEKDVDNEDNVSITSKTYDLLQTISSTDGKIQPVFSNWYRNKSASVRTRSNTRGVRVVSTPALMDGSGQEVHVLKSTSPKNSLTFSDDCQEVEDTSCLTETSSETKNNQDLFTS, encoded by the exons ATGAGAGCTAATCCGTTCAGCAAGGTCAAAGCg ATCTATCTGATGGATCACCAAAGAAGACTTGCAGATCTGGGTGACCGCCcttacaaaagaaaaatctacCCAGAATTACCTCCGCATTATCCCGGAACCTGGTGCGTTTACAGCTGGCCAGAGATCGAGACTGTTGTCGATCGTCTGTACACCATCCCTCGCCACTGGAAAGTCCCCAAACCACAGCAGGTGCGAAACGCAGTTAAATCTTCGACTTCCTTCGATTCTAAACGAGATCCCCGCAGTCGAATCTCGCCAGATTTTCGAACGAAACATTCCATTTCTCCCAGACCTTCTGACTCAATCTCCAGTTTAGCCACACTCTCCAGCGTCCGAAGTTCGGCCACATACTCCGTCGTCCGAAGTTCGGCCACATATCCAAACGTCAGAATGTCCAAGCCGAACCAACAGCGCTCAAGCGTGACGCCAAGAAGAGCCCGAAAGTTATCTACTGGAACaaaagaaagtgagaaagaTGTAGACAATGAAGATAATGTCTCAATAACGTCCAAAACTTATGACTTATTGCAGACGATCTCTTCGACCGATGGTAAAATCCAACCAGTTTTTTCAAACTGGTACAGGAACAAGTCCGCAAGCGTCAGAACTAGGTCAAACACCCGTGGCGTCAGAGTGGTTAGTACGCCAGCCTTAATGGACGGAAGTGGCCAAGAAGTTCATGTGTTGAAATCAACTAGCCCTAAAAATAGCCTAACCTTTTCTGATGATTGCCAAGAGGTAGAGGACACTTCATGTCTTACAGAAACATCCAGTGAAACTAAAAATAACCAAGATTTATTCACAAGTTAA
- the LOC129926523 gene encoding uncharacterized protein LOC129926523 isoform X1 gives MEQKTPSYLPSASLHRPTFSTYMRANPFSKVKAIYLMDHQRRLADLGDRPYKRKIYPELPPHYPGTWCVYSWPEIETVVDRLYTIPRHWKVPKPQQVRNAVKSSTSFDSKRDPRSRISPDFRTKHSISPRPSDSISSLATLSSVRSSATYSVVRSSATYPNVRMSKPNQQRSSVTPRRARKLSTGTKESEKDVDNEDNVSITSKTYDLLQTISSTDGKIQPVFSNWYRNKSASVRTRSNTRGVRVVSTPALMDGSGQEVHVLKSTSPKNSLTFSDDCQEVEDTSCLTETSSETKNNQDLFTS, from the exons ATGGAG CAGAAAACTCCAAGTTATCTCCCATCAGCGTCCTTGCATAGACCAACATTCTCTACCTATATGAGAGCTAATCCGTTCAGCAAGGTCAAAGCg ATCTATCTGATGGATCACCAAAGAAGACTTGCAGATCTGGGTGACCGCCcttacaaaagaaaaatctacCCAGAATTACCTCCGCATTATCCCGGAACCTGGTGCGTTTACAGCTGGCCAGAGATCGAGACTGTTGTCGATCGTCTGTACACCATCCCTCGCCACTGGAAAGTCCCCAAACCACAGCAGGTGCGAAACGCAGTTAAATCTTCGACTTCCTTCGATTCTAAACGAGATCCCCGCAGTCGAATCTCGCCAGATTTTCGAACGAAACATTCCATTTCTCCCAGACCTTCTGACTCAATCTCCAGTTTAGCCACACTCTCCAGCGTCCGAAGTTCGGCCACATACTCCGTCGTCCGAAGTTCGGCCACATATCCAAACGTCAGAATGTCCAAGCCGAACCAACAGCGCTCAAGCGTGACGCCAAGAAGAGCCCGAAAGTTATCTACTGGAACaaaagaaagtgagaaagaTGTAGACAATGAAGATAATGTCTCAATAACGTCCAAAACTTATGACTTATTGCAGACGATCTCTTCGACCGATGGTAAAATCCAACCAGTTTTTTCAAACTGGTACAGGAACAAGTCCGCAAGCGTCAGAACTAGGTCAAACACCCGTGGCGTCAGAGTGGTTAGTACGCCAGCCTTAATGGACGGAAGTGGCCAAGAAGTTCATGTGTTGAAATCAACTAGCCCTAAAAATAGCCTAACCTTTTCTGATGATTGCCAAGAGGTAGAGGACACTTCATGTCTTACAGAAACATCCAGTGAAACTAAAAATAACCAAGATTTATTCACAAGTTAA